Proteins co-encoded in one Bacteroidales bacterium genomic window:
- a CDS encoding C40 family peptidase, whose protein sequence is MRGKIKTEYILNLLFVLLMALIIPNIHSQPGNFYQKNDSIFSLKKDSIPPDTIIKPEYNESIIDSVILFGKQFLGLHYKYGGYTSQGFDCSGYVSYIFKNFGYSFPRSSSGMATVGEKVDIKSARKGDFIYFKGRSTKSSHVGHVALIIEADSGQVTMMHSCHRGVLIEKYNDSDYYKRRYLMCRRYRF, encoded by the coding sequence ATGCGGGGAAAAATAAAAACAGAATATATCCTTAACTTACTTTTTGTTTTGTTGATGGCTTTAATTATTCCCAATATTCACAGCCAGCCGGGGAATTTTTATCAGAAGAACGATTCTATCTTTTCACTTAAAAAGGATAGTATTCCTCCGGATACGATTATAAAACCTGAATATAACGAATCTATAATTGACAGTGTTATACTTTTCGGTAAACAATTTCTGGGCTTGCATTATAAGTATGGAGGTTATACTTCTCAGGGATTTGATTGTTCGGGATATGTTTCTTATATCTTTAAAAATTTTGGTTATTCTTTCCCGAGATCTTCTTCCGGGATGGCAACAGTGGGGGAAAAAGTAGATATTAAATCAGCACGTAAGGGCGATTTTATTTATTTCAAAGGCCGCAGCACAAAATCCAGTCATGTGGGACATGTGGCCCTGATCATCGAAGCCGACTCAGGCCAGGTGACCATGATGCATTCATGCCATCGGGGGGTGCTGATCGAAAAATATAATGACAGCGATTATTACAAAAGACGATACTTGATGTGCAGGAGGTATCGGTTTTAG
- a CDS encoding CapA family protein, which produces MKVKLLSFIILILSVLYNASGQNKENSIVITAVGDIMPGTNFPSANYLPPDSGKNIFNPVEHILKNSNLTFGNLEGCLLNSGGTVKKCQDSTKCYAFRIPEYFAGIIKDAGFDMLNLANNHCGDFGNAGRESTIKALDKAGIIYAGLNSCPTAIFEHNGLKIGFCGFSPFKGTIDILKEDTVKKIVHTLDSLCDIVIVSMHAGAEGAAHTHVTKQTEIFYDEDRGNVYQFAHMVVDCGADIVFGHGPHVTRAVELYKNRFIAYSLGNFCTYGRFNLKGPNGVAPIISVHLDEKGEFLKAEVFSIMQTGEGGPVMDKEDNALKQLIKLTNSDFPETPLSISESGEIRKK; this is translated from the coding sequence ATGAAAGTGAAACTTTTGTCTTTTATAATTCTTATACTATCGGTATTATATAATGCTTCCGGACAAAACAAAGAAAATTCTATAGTAATAACAGCTGTAGGAGATATCATGCCGGGGACAAATTTCCCTTCGGCAAATTACCTTCCTCCTGATAGTGGTAAAAATATCTTCAACCCTGTTGAACACATTTTAAAAAACTCTAACCTTACTTTTGGCAACCTTGAAGGGTGCCTGCTCAACAGCGGTGGAACTGTAAAAAAATGCCAGGATTCAACAAAATGCTATGCTTTCAGGATACCGGAATATTTTGCCGGAATTATAAAAGATGCCGGATTTGATATGCTGAACCTTGCCAACAACCATTGCGGAGATTTTGGCAATGCCGGCAGAGAATCAACGATTAAAGCGCTCGATAAAGCTGGAATCATCTATGCCGGATTGAACTCCTGCCCGACAGCAATCTTCGAACATAACGGATTAAAAATAGGGTTTTGCGGTTTCTCTCCTTTTAAGGGAACCATAGATATATTAAAAGAAGATACCGTTAAAAAAATTGTTCATACACTGGATTCATTGTGTGATATTGTCATCGTTTCAATGCATGCAGGGGCTGAAGGGGCTGCGCACACTCATGTTACCAAACAAACAGAAATTTTTTATGATGAAGACAGAGGCAATGTTTACCAGTTTGCGCATATGGTGGTTGATTGCGGGGCAGATATTGTGTTCGGCCACGGGCCGCATGTTACCAGGGCTGTAGAACTTTACAAAAACCGATTCATTGCTTATAGCCTAGGGAATTTTTGTACTTACGGACGTTTTAATCTTAAGGGGCCTAACGGAGTTGCTCCTATCATATCTGTTCACCTTGATGAAAAAGGCGAATTTCTGAAAGCAGAAGTTTTTTCAATTATGCAAACCGGAGAAGGCGGGCCGGTGATGGATAAAGAAGATAACGCACTTAAGCAACTTATCAAACTAACAAACTCTGATTTTCCTGAAACGCCACTATCAATTTCTGAAAGTGGCGAGATAAGAAAAAAATAA
- a CDS encoding M23 family metallopeptidase encodes MGKTKYHFNPKTLTLEELKVSVKHKFIKFISILTSGMVISATIMLVLYSFIDSPKEKVLKRENEKMKLQYTILNGRMDQISAILANLQSRDDNLYRTIFEAEPISDNIRKAGYGGEMRYKELKGFENSDLMINITSRLDMISRQIYIQSKSFDEIVQLAKNKEKMLLCIPAIQPVSKTQSTVVSGFGYRIHPVYKTARMHTGIDFAAKKGIPIYATGDGVVINPKGNQSGYGIVCIINHGYGFQSLYGHMSKMLVRPGEKVKRGQVIGYVGSTGLSVAPHCHYEIIKNGVKINPINYFYNDLTPEEYEKVIEQASRPSQPLS; translated from the coding sequence ATGGGAAAGACCAAATATCATTTTAATCCAAAAACATTAACACTCGAAGAACTTAAGGTTTCCGTAAAACATAAGTTCATCAAATTTATTTCCATTCTTACTTCAGGTATGGTCATTTCGGCAACCATCATGTTGGTTTTATATAGCTTTATTGATTCTCCAAAAGAAAAAGTGCTGAAACGTGAAAATGAAAAAATGAAATTGCAGTACACCATTCTGAATGGCCGTATGGACCAGATATCTGCTATACTTGCTAATCTGCAATCGCGTGATGATAACCTTTACCGTACAATATTCGAAGCAGAGCCAATATCGGACAATATTCGTAAAGCCGGATATGGTGGAGAAATGCGTTATAAAGAATTGAAAGGCTTTGAAAATTCAGACCTGATGATTAACATTACTTCCCGCCTGGATATGATATCCCGCCAGATATACATCCAATCAAAATCTTTCGATGAGATAGTTCAGCTGGCTAAAAATAAAGAAAAAATGCTTTTATGCATACCGGCAATCCAACCGGTTTCTAAAACACAGTCAACAGTTGTTTCGGGGTTCGGGTACCGGATTCATCCTGTTTATAAAACCGCCCGCATGCACACGGGTATTGATTTTGCAGCAAAAAAAGGAATACCTATCTATGCAACCGGTGATGGTGTGGTAATTAACCCCAAAGGGAATCAGTCAGGGTATGGCATTGTTTGTATCATCAATCACGGTTACGGATTTCAATCACTATACGGACATATGAGTAAAATGCTCGTGAGGCCCGGAGAAAAAGTCAAACGAGGACAAGTAATTGGGTATGTCGGAAGCACAGGTTTGTCCGTAGCTCCGCATTGCCACTATGAAATAATTAAAAACGGGGTAAAAATAAATCCTATCAATTATTTCTATAACGACCTCACTCCTGAGGAATACGAAAAAGTTATTGAACAGGCATCCCGTCCTTCTCAGCCGTTATCATAA